A single Ignavibacteriales bacterium DNA region contains:
- a CDS encoding sigma-54-dependent Fis family transcriptional regulator gives MTLKPRILAADDDQGLCYLLTEQLGEAGYEVDAVSNGESALELLGKKPYDLLLLDLRMRPISGEEVLKKAKDLYPQLPVIILTGDMDISKAVECIRIGAYDFLTKPYNVENLFVSVRRALEHKDLLIKNELLSKRTHSDIPLRIIGESQALKNVINLALKAARSDSNILIEGETGTGKELMAEFIHQNSERSKKPFVVINCASLPDSLFESELFGFEKGAFTDAKNTKPGLVEIANGGSLFLDEVGETSMNLQPKLLRFLENGEYRRVGGLNALRSDVRVVGATNRNLMEESDQKNFRKDLLFRLNVITLVIPPLRDRAEDIPVLANHFLAAKSPIRTPKTLSEDAKKILMSYDFPGNIRELEHIIERAIIFSDGPVIYPDNLYLPSAKTPAKISSAKPDPPAEEFSAQLSLEDVEKQHIKKVLDQYDWDRVQSSLHLGISQKTLYTKIKKYNLEK, from the coding sequence ATGACCTTAAAACCAAGAATTCTCGCTGCTGATGATGATCAGGGGCTCTGTTATCTGCTGACCGAGCAGCTCGGAGAAGCCGGCTATGAAGTGGATGCTGTCTCGAACGGGGAGTCCGCTCTGGAACTTCTTGGCAAAAAGCCTTATGACCTGCTCCTGCTTGATCTCAGAATGAGGCCAATCTCAGGTGAAGAGGTCTTAAAAAAGGCAAAAGATCTCTATCCGCAGCTCCCTGTTATTATTCTCACGGGAGATATGGATATCAGCAAAGCGGTTGAATGTATCAGGATCGGGGCTTATGATTTCCTGACCAAGCCCTATAATGTTGAGAATCTTTTTGTTTCGGTCAGGAGAGCGCTTGAACACAAGGATCTGCTGATAAAAAATGAACTGCTGAGCAAGCGGACTCATTCTGATATTCCTCTGAGGATCATTGGTGAGAGCCAGGCCCTTAAAAATGTTATCAATCTTGCTCTTAAAGCAGCCCGGTCAGATTCAAATATCCTGATCGAGGGGGAAACCGGAACCGGAAAAGAACTGATGGCGGAATTCATCCATCAAAATTCAGAGCGGAGTAAAAAACCATTTGTAGTTATTAACTGTGCATCACTGCCTGATTCCCTTTTCGAAAGCGAACTGTTCGGATTTGAGAAGGGCGCTTTTACCGATGCAAAAAATACAAAACCAGGTCTTGTGGAGATTGCAAACGGCGGCTCTCTTTTTCTTGATGAAGTCGGCGAGACCAGCATGAATCTTCAGCCCAAGCTGCTTCGCTTTCTTGAAAACGGTGAATACCGGAGAGTGGGAGGACTTAACGCTCTCCGCTCTGACGTACGGGTGGTGGGAGCTACAAACAGGAATCTGATGGAAGAATCAGACCAGAAGAATTTCAGGAAAGATCTGCTCTTTCGTCTTAATGTTATTACCCTGGTTATCCCTCCGCTGCGTGACCGGGCAGAGGATATACCGGTACTGGCAAACCATTTTCTTGCGGCAAAGTCACCCATAAGAACACCAAAGACTCTCTCTGAAGACGCAAAAAAAATTCTTATGAGTTACGACTTTCCGGGAAACATTCGCGAGCTCGAGCATATTATCGAGCGGGCAATCATTTTCAGCGACGGCCCCGTTATATATCCGGATAATCTTTATCTTCCTTCAGCAAAAACTCCGGCAAAAATATCTTCTGCTAAACCTGACCCGCCAGCCGAAGAGTTTTCCGCGCAGCTTTCGCTTGAAGACGTTGAAAAGCAGCATATAAAAAAAGTGCTTGATCAGTATGACTGGGACCGTGTGCAGTCTTCACTGCACCTGGGCATCAGCCAGAAAACTCTCTATACAAAAATTAAAAAATATAATTTAGAAAAATAG
- a CDS encoding response regulator has product MKKILIIDDQHDNALILFERLTREGFRVHIEYNGKDGISYANAENPDLILLDIMMPDMNGLEVCRHLKNNPRTAFIPIILVTAKNSPQDTEEGFKAGAFDYIKKPFDKLELFARVKSAIRHRETQELLLEAEKVSTYMATVVTTNHKIKQPLTLINLAGTAIKRELTKEEIIRENIAKKLETIEAAVMDIKDVLEQLNRIEKPRISEYVRDIKMIDLEPDEQEE; this is encoded by the coding sequence ATGAAAAAAATTCTGATAATTGACGACCAGCATGATAATGCGCTTATCCTTTTTGAACGCCTCACGCGGGAGGGGTTCAGAGTTCATATTGAGTATAACGGAAAAGACGGTATTTCTTATGCCAATGCGGAAAATCCTGATCTGATCCTGCTTGATATAATGATGCCCGATATGAACGGACTTGAAGTCTGCCGGCATCTGAAAAATAACCCCAGGACTGCGTTTATTCCTATTATACTGGTTACCGCCAAGAATTCTCCCCAGGATACCGAAGAGGGCTTTAAGGCAGGCGCTTTTGATTATATAAAGAAGCCGTTTGATAAACTTGAATTGTTCGCGCGCGTGAAAAGCGCTATCAGGCACAGGGAAACACAGGAACTGCTTCTTGAAGCTGAAAAGGTTTCAACATACATGGCGACGGTAGTTACCACAAATCATAAAATAAAGCAGCCGCTTACCCTCATCAATCTTGCAGGGACAGCCATTAAACGGGAACTAACCAAAGAGGAAATTATCAGGGAAAACATCGCGAAGAAACTGGAAACCATTGAAGCTGCCGTGATGGATATTAAGGATGTGCTCGAACAGTTAAACCGGATTGAAAAGCCCCGCATTTCCGAATACGTCCGCGATATCAAGATGATTGATCTTGAACCGGATGAACAGGAAGAATAA
- a CDS encoding response regulator produces the protein MNNELNIELERLEKLITGLFEPDAFNKVSESLLADVMLATGADFAMLSTKTSQGEFLTTHYDPLNYLSRNPLIHYELERCYDTIISETLKEGGKIIINDSLHPVYGYLHAVLGAESLTCIPAVFADISYGYILLGRAAEVFTEPDFSDTGRHSALAGIFLRSLHGVQHHRYLENRLAQKQKLETIGKIAGGIAHDISNILSSIFGSVAILKRKAKDQEDILRLVTTIERGAVRAKDLTKNLLSYGKSGGKLKEIVHPEFLIEEISRMISDSFPPSVDLRISADEKPDLIHGNSTQLFQVLLNLCINAREAMSDKGILEVEAKNLTVNTVNAVRFPFLTEGNYVHFSVADTGKGISEQDLGKIFDPFFSTKGSEENSGLGLYVVYGIIKGHNGHIEVRSKPGHGTRFDIYIPSMVKMGKQAVPSAPIILIADDEEELCDLLGELLESHDYYVLKVKSGEEVLRIMRDEIKVDLLIIDFNMPGLNGLETVTQVRQLNYTIPIIFSTGSTGFSYKFPVENLNISSIIHKPYDFETMLATIKELL, from the coding sequence ATGAATAACGAACTTAACATAGAACTTGAACGGCTTGAAAAGCTTATCACGGGACTCTTTGAACCGGATGCTTTTAACAAAGTTTCAGAGTCTCTTCTTGCGGATGTAATGCTTGCAACGGGGGCGGATTTTGCCATGCTGAGCACAAAAACCAGCCAGGGAGAATTTCTCACCACTCACTATGATCCGCTTAATTACCTGAGCCGCAATCCGCTCATACATTACGAACTTGAACGCTGCTACGATACCATTATAAGCGAGACATTAAAGGAGGGGGGAAAAATTATCATCAATGATTCACTTCACCCGGTTTACGGATATCTGCATGCAGTGCTCGGGGCTGAATCATTAACCTGCATTCCTGCTGTTTTTGCCGATATCAGCTACGGATATATCCTTCTCGGAAGAGCCGCAGAAGTTTTTACTGAACCTGATTTTTCTGATACCGGAAGACACAGTGCACTCGCGGGAATTTTTCTCCGTTCATTGCATGGAGTCCAGCATCACCGTTATCTTGAAAACCGTCTCGCGCAAAAACAGAAACTTGAAACCATAGGAAAGATTGCAGGCGGTATTGCTCATGATATCAGCAATATACTGTCAAGCATCTTCGGAAGCGTTGCCATTCTGAAGAGAAAAGCGAAAGACCAGGAAGATATCCTCCGGCTTGTTACTACCATTGAACGCGGTGCAGTCCGCGCAAAAGACCTTACAAAGAATCTCCTTTCATACGGAAAGAGCGGAGGAAAACTTAAGGAAATAGTTCATCCTGAATTTCTGATAGAAGAGATTTCAAGAATGATATCTGACAGTTTTCCCCCTTCAGTTGATCTTCGCATCTCCGCTGATGAAAAACCTGATCTTATTCACGGCAACAGCACGCAGCTTTTTCAGGTACTCCTCAATCTCTGCATCAATGCCCGTGAGGCGATGAGTGATAAGGGAATTCTGGAAGTAGAAGCAAAAAACCTGACGGTGAATACCGTAAATGCAGTCCGCTTCCCGTTTTTAACGGAAGGAAATTATGTCCATTTTTCCGTTGCTGATACCGGCAAAGGAATAAGCGAACAGGATCTCGGAAAGATCTTTGACCCCTTCTTTTCCACTAAAGGGAGCGAAGAAAACAGCGGGCTTGGTTTATATGTGGTTTACGGCATCATCAAAGGACACAACGGGCACATTGAAGTGCGCAGCAAACCCGGGCACGGCACCCGGTTTGATATATATATTCCGTCAATGGTAAAGATGGGAAAACAGGCAGTTCCTTCTGCTCCCATTATTCTGATTGCTGATGATGAGGAGGAACTCTGTGATCTGCTTGGCGAACTTCTTGAGTCGCATGATTATTACGTTCTGAAGGTTAAGTCCGGAGAAGAGGTCCTGCGCATAATGAGAGATGAAATTAAAGTTGATCTGCTGATCATAGACTTCAATATGCCGGGGCTTAACGGCCTTGAAACCGTAACGCAGGTTAGACAGCTAAACTATACTATTCCTATTATCTTTTCTACCGGAAGTACCGGATTCAGTTATAAGTTTCCGGTGGAAAACCTGAACATCAGCTCAATTATTCATAAGCCGTATGATTTTGAGACCATGCTGGCTACCATAAAAGAGCTGCTTTAA